A DNA window from Chloroflexota bacterium contains the following coding sequences:
- a CDS encoding M42 family peptidase, whose protein sequence is MPIDLSEFLPELLRQPGLSGTEAPVRDFLAARWQPLADDLLVSPIGTLTALRRGSAPEPRPRVLFAAHMDTIGMMVSKVEGEFLHIAPIGGLDPRVLPGQAVTVFTEGGALPGLLVAPPDRLLPPEMRGKPVPLTHLLVDTGLNARQVARRVRVGDRVAFAQPPEMLGEETIMGPGLDNRASVAAFTLALEAMQGRTPAWDVYFSATVQEEETLGGAQTIAYELRPDVAVAVDVSFATGPGVGEAKGFPLGEGILLGFGPNIHPKVHAAVKAVAERLEIPYHVEYLPTHSGTDAMALQVAAAGAASMVVSIPLRYMHTPVEMVSLKDIRRAARLLAEFALSLAGEAENLTTWEA, encoded by the coding sequence ATGCCCATCGACCTTTCCGAATTCCTCCCCGAACTGCTGCGCCAGCCTGGCCTTTCGGGCACCGAAGCGCCCGTGCGCGATTTCCTCGCCGCGCGCTGGCAGCCCCTCGCCGACGACCTGCTGGTTTCCCCCATTGGCACCCTGACCGCGCTGCGCCGCGGCAGCGCGCCCGAACCTCGCCCTCGCGTGCTCTTCGCCGCGCATATGGATACCATCGGCATGATGGTGAGCAAGGTGGAAGGCGAATTCCTGCACATTGCGCCCATCGGCGGCCTCGACCCGCGCGTGCTCCCCGGCCAGGCCGTCACCGTGTTTACAGAAGGCGGCGCGCTGCCCGGCCTGTTGGTGGCCCCGCCCGACCGCCTGCTGCCCCCCGAAATGCGCGGCAAGCCGGTGCCCCTCACCCACCTGTTGGTGGATACCGGCCTGAATGCCCGTCAGGTGGCGCGGCGCGTGCGCGTCGGCGACCGCGTGGCCTTTGCCCAGCCGCCCGAAATGCTGGGCGAGGAAACCATCATGGGGCCAGGGCTGGACAATCGGGCGTCGGTGGCCGCATTCACTTTAGCGCTGGAAGCCATGCAAGGCCGCACGCCCGCGTGGGATGTGTACTTCTCCGCCACGGTGCAGGAAGAGGAAACCCTGGGCGGCGCGCAGACCATTGCCTACGAACTGCGCCCCGATGTGGCCGTGGCCGTGGATGTCAGTTTTGCCACCGGCCCCGGCGTGGGCGAGGCCAAAGGTTTCCCCCTGGGCGAGGGCATTTTGCTGGGCTTTGGCCCTAACATTCACCCCAAAGTGCACGCGGCCGTCAAGGCCGTGGCCGAGCGTCTGGAAATCCCCTACCATGTGGAATACCTGCCCACGCATTCCGGCACCGACGCGATGGCATTGCAAGTCGCGGCTGCGGGCGCGGCCAGCATGGTGGTCAGCATCCCGCTGCGCTACATGCACACGCCGGTGGAAATGGTGTCGCTGAAAGACATCCGCCGCGCCGCCCGCCTGCTGGCCGAGTTTGCCCTCAGCCTCGCGGGCGAAGCCGAAAACCTCACCACCTGGGAAGCATGA
- a CDS encoding antibiotic biosynthesis monooxygenase encodes MIIRMWHGRVPTEKAAAYRAFLNARAIPDYQSVPGNLGVYILERPEGDVTHFITLTYWESLDAIRAFAGEDVEKAKYYPEDKDYLLEFEPRVVHYEVVGRASHEG; translated from the coding sequence ATGATCATACGCATGTGGCACGGGCGCGTGCCAACCGAAAAAGCCGCGGCCTATCGCGCTTTTCTCAACGCGCGGGCCATTCCCGATTACCAATCAGTGCCCGGCAACCTGGGCGTGTACATTCTGGAACGCCCCGAAGGCGATGTGACCCACTTCATCACCCTGACCTATTGGGAAAGCCTGGACGCCATTCGCGCCTTCGCCGGCGAAGATGTGGAAAAAGCGAAGTATTACCCTGAAGACAAGGACTATTTGCTGGAGTTCGAGCCGCGAGTGGTGCATTATGAGGTGGTGGGGCGGGCCTCGCACGAAGGATAG
- a CDS encoding M42 family peptidase produces the protein MQEATLSLSDFPPFGARQTRLLQRLTEAVAVSSDEGAVRKIVLEHVRPLADEVRVDALGNVLASKRGTASRRLRVMVAAHMDEIGFMLTHDEGKGLFRFGKVGGIDTRNILGKAVWVGPERIPGVIGMTPIHLTTRESRQRVPELDTLRIDVGPENAGKVKPGMRATFATPFTRTGASIRAKALDDRFGVALLIELLRHAPENIDLLAAFTVQEEVGLRGAKVAAFALEPDLAFALDCTHALDLPTDDGEPNTRYNTRLGHGPAIYIADRATLSDPRLIQHLVETAEAEGLPYQFRQAGGGATDAGVIHKQRGGIPTVSVSTPARYLHSPASIARIDDWKHTFYLVLAALRRLTPEVVRG, from the coding sequence TTGCAGGAGGCCACCTTGTCCTTGTCTGACTTTCCCCCCTTCGGCGCGCGCCAAACTCGCCTGCTGCAACGCCTCACCGAGGCTGTGGCGGTTTCCAGCGATGAGGGCGCGGTGCGCAAAATCGTGCTGGAACACGTCCGCCCGCTGGCCGATGAGGTGCGCGTGGACGCCCTCGGCAACGTCCTCGCGAGCAAGCGCGGCACGGCTTCCCGCCGCCTGCGGGTGATGGTTGCCGCGCACATGGACGAAATCGGCTTCATGCTCACCCACGACGAGGGCAAAGGGCTCTTTCGCTTCGGGAAGGTGGGCGGCATTGACACACGCAACATTTTGGGCAAGGCGGTGTGGGTCGGCCCGGAACGCATCCCCGGCGTGATTGGCATGACGCCCATCCACCTCACCACGCGGGAAAGCCGCCAGCGCGTGCCCGAGCTGGACACGCTACGCATCGACGTCGGCCCGGAAAACGCGGGCAAGGTCAAACCCGGCATGCGCGCCACCTTCGCCACGCCGTTCACCCGCACCGGCGCGAGCATCCGCGCCAAAGCCCTCGACGATCGCTTCGGCGTGGCCTTGTTGATTGAACTGCTGCGCCACGCGCCGGAAAATATCGACCTGCTGGCCGCCTTCACCGTGCAAGAGGAAGTCGGTCTGCGCGGGGCCAAAGTGGCCGCCTTTGCCCTGGAGCCCGACCTCGCCTTTGCGCTGGATTGCACCCACGCCCTCGACCTGCCCACCGACGACGGCGAACCCAACACCCGCTACAACACCCGCTTAGGCCACGGGCCGGCCATTTACATCGCGGACCGCGCCACCCTCTCCGACCCGCGGCTGATTCAGCACCTGGTGGAAACCGCAGAGGCTGAAGGGCTGCCCTACCAGTTCCGGCAGGCAGGCGGCGGGGCAACCGATGCAGGCGTCATCCACAAACAACGCGGCGGCATTCCCACCGTGTCGGTTTCCACCCCCGCGCGCTACTTGCATTCCCCGGCTTCCATCGCCCGCATAGACGACTGGAAGCACACTTTCTACCTTGTGCTGGCCGCTTTGCGGCGGCTGACGCCGGAGGTGGTGCGTGGATAA
- a CDS encoding nucleotidyltransferase domain-containing protein: protein MDKTAEALDLLALSAVFHRYPEILAVYLFGSYADGTARADSDIDLGILPRTPDFHNRLLDLLTDLTKAGFDRVDIVFLDQADLTTRYEIVRRNTLLYAAPDFHHGDYFSRTLREYWDFEPYLRVAREAYKERLLHDGTP from the coding sequence GTGGATAAAACTGCCGAGGCTCTTGACCTGTTGGCGTTGTCAGCCGTCTTCCACCGCTACCCCGAAATTTTGGCGGTGTACCTTTTTGGCTCTTACGCCGATGGGACGGCGCGCGCCGACAGCGACATCGACCTTGGCATCCTGCCGCGCACGCCCGACTTCCACAACCGCCTGCTGGATTTACTCACCGACCTCACCAAAGCAGGTTTTGACCGCGTGGACATCGTTTTCTTAGACCAGGCCGACCTTACCACGCGCTACGAGATCGTTCGCCGCAACACTTTGCTCTACGCCGCGCCCGATTTTCACCACGGTGATTACTTCTCGCGCACCCTGCGGGAGTATTGGGATTTTGAGCCTTACCTGCGCGTTGCCCGGGAAGCGTACAAGGAGAGATTGCTCCATGATGGTACGCCGTGA